The proteins below come from a single Oenanthe melanoleuca isolate GR-GAL-2019-014 chromosome Z, OMel1.0, whole genome shotgun sequence genomic window:
- the KANK1 gene encoding KN motif and ankyrin repeat domain-containing protein 1 isoform X1 produces MNLGQPCEPGKFAVWGQRHVAESEKEEVTINGEDEKERKDPYFVETPYGYQLDLDFLKYVDDIQKGNTIKKLNIRKRRKAVPASVGTKSSGGQCSGWTSTESLSSSNSDENKQSLATRSQVTLSVPAKPSVSFEVSPTYLTVPEIKQLPPPSPQPPRHNLLVTKTLMETRRRLEQERMMQVTPGDVRRPRLSSFGGMGSTSSLPSFVGSSGYSHVSQHLQNGYQGNGDYGACFSSSLGSSIRHSPMSSGISTPVTNVSPVHLQHIREQMAVALKRLKELEEQVKTIPVLQVKISVLQEEKRHMMAELKNHRKATQNDTYGFRKRSYSAGNAEQWEHMSQVRRGGELYIDCEEEMESVEQSSQRIEEFRQLTAEMQALEKKIQDSNYESPANLRVNRENLTKEARSVAVGADENMNDVVIYNRSARQHKEVAVGTEKEMRECGVGVTEAMLGLSTEVEKEIELQQQTIEALKEKIYRLEVQLKETTHDREMTKLKQELQAAGSRKKVDKAMMAQPHVVSRMVEAVIQTRDQMVGDHVDVADSSVGNHLQTSSIGTSCRPATRSTAAGPELLMDRWLVRERAEVQDQGSGRSMELHDKSVGTETSVCETGVNTEEPTEVPSPCQVAQAEAGAVRSVGCGDCSVDVVVCVPKERVSREAATEAVPRAEAMVMAVPSTASQQTSTALEMVSRCTSTEAACLAECGTNTAVSCCDKHTSTDGVELRSVAVGDGRVKDVHAAAKVRSVGVGTVLSSHPGSERPSAVKTKDCGIGQISVHENYLVGLKMRSIACGPPPLPVVPTGTRSIGVGGESVCPPVSGQLESPLPPSELRTGLDHYIERVQKLLQEQQMLLAENYSELAEAFGEPHSQIGSLNSQLISTLTSINSVMKYASTEELRSLDLQKQCVERSTPSGATLEYIPHGQLANTHITSSLLTLKLEQDTVPTQEERKTPLVEAARGRKSFSSQDKALTPINLTDDQLASGLYVCTNNESTLKSIMKKRDGKKDLSNTKKNLQFVGINGGYETTSSDDSSSEESSSSDSEEESESHEYPCSQHPEQKQPAPRAAEEGAEKESLLPECEAEEVEIRERYELSEKMLSACNLLRNNIDDPKALTNKDVRFCLNTIQHEWFRVSSQKSAVPEMVGDYITAFEEISPAVLRHIINMADGNGNTALHYSVSHSNFEIVKLLLDANVCNVNHQNKAGYTPIMLAALAAVEAEKDMRIVEELFSCGDVNAKASQAGQTALMLAVSHGRIDMVKALLACGADVNIQDDEGSTALMCASEHGHVEIVKLLLAQPGCNSTLEDNDGSTALSIALEAGHKDIAVLLYAHVNFSKTQSPGTPRLSRRTSPGPTHRATFE; encoded by the exons ATGaacctgggacagccctgcgAGCCTGGAAAATTTGCAGTGTGGGGGCAGAGACATGTGGCTGAGTCAG aaaaagagGAAGTTACTATAAAtggagaagatgaaaaagaaCGGAAAGATCCCTATTTTGTGGAAACACCTTATGGATACCAGCTAGACTTGGATTTTCTGAAGTACGTGGATGATATACAAAAGGGGAATACCATTAAGAAACTAAATATACggaagaggaggaaagctgTACCAGCCTCAGTGGGTACCAAGAGCTCTGGTGGCCAGTGCAGTGGCTGGACCTCCACAGAGTCTCTCTCTTCATCAAACAGTGATGAGAACAAGCAGTCTTTGGCAACGAGGAGTCAAGTAACCTTGTCCGTCCCTGCAAAACCTTCAGTTTCCTTTGAAGTATCTCCTACCTACTTAACTGTTCCAGAGATTAAACagcttcctcctccctccccccagcCTCCTCGGCACAACCTCCTCGTAACAAAAACCCTCATGGAAACACGGCGGCgactggagcaggagaggatgATGCAGGTCACACCTGGAGATGTCCGCAGGCCTCGGCTCTCCAGCTTTGGAGGCATGGGTTCCACAAGCTCCCTCCCCTCTTTCGTGGGATCCAGTGGGTACAGTCATGTGTCTCAGCACCTGCAGAATGGGTATCAGGGGAACGGCGACTATGGTGCCTGTTTCAGCTCCTCGTTGGGCAGTTCCATTCGTCACAGCCCCATGAGCTCGGGAATATCCACGCCGGTCACCAACGTGAGCCCGGTGCATCTGCAGCACATCAGGGAGCAAATGGCAGTTGCTCTCAAGCGTCTCAAGGAGCTCGAGGAGCAAGTCAAGACtattcctgtgctgcaggtcaAAATTTCAGTGttgcaggaggagaagaggcACATGATGGCTGAACTCAAAAACCACAGGAAAGCCACTCAAAATGACACGTACGGTTTCAGAAAGAGATCCTATAGtgcaggaaatgcagagcagtgggaaCACATGTCTCAGGTGAGAAGAGGTGGAGAACTGTATATAGACTGTGAGGAAGAGATGGAGAGtgtggagcagagctctcagagGATAGAGGAGTTCAGGCAGCTGACTGCTGAGATGCAAgccttggagaaaaaaatccaagataGTAATTATGAAAGTCCAGCAAACCTTCGGGTGAACAGAGAAAACCTGACAAAAGAAGCTCGATCTGTTGCTGTGGGTGCCGATGAGAACATGAATGATGTTGTTATATACAACAGATCTGCGAGGCAGCACAAGGAAGTAGCTGTGggaacagagaaagaaatgagGGAGTGTGGAGTTGGGGTGACAGAGGCCATGCTTGGATTGTCTACAGAGGTTGAGAAAGAGATAGAGCTTCAGCAGCAGACCATCGAAGCCCTTAAGGAGAAGATTTACAGACTGGAGGTTCAGTTAAAGGAAACCACCCATGACAGGGAAATGACCAAATTAAAACAGGAGTTGCAGGCAGCTGGGTCTAGAAAAAAGGTGGATAAAGCCATGATGGCTCAGCCCCATGTTGTCAGTAGGATGGTGGAGGCTGTCATACAAACGAGAGACCAAATGGTGGGAGACCACGTGGACGTAGCTGATTCGTCAGTGGGGAACCATCTGCAGACCAGCAGCATTGGCACCTCGTGCAGACCTGCCACGCGGAGCACTGCTGCGGGCCCCGAGCTCCTGATGGACCGCTGGCTGGTGAGGGAGAGGGCAGAGGTGCAAGATCAGGGCTCAGGGAGGTCCATGGAGCTGCACGATAAGTCAGTGGGCACGGAGACGAGCGTCTGTGAGACAGGCGTCAACACAGAGGAGCCAACAGAGGTGCCGAGCCCTTGCCAGGTGGCTCAGGCCGAGGCTGGAGCTGTGCGGTCCGTGGGCTGCGGGGACTGCTCGGTGGATGTGGTGGTTTGTGTGCCCAAGGAACGCGTGTCCCGTGAAGCAGCCACAGAGGCTGTTCCCAGGGCAGAGGCCATGGTGATGGCCGTGCCTTCCACAGCTAGCCAGCAgaccagcactgctctggagaTGGTGAGCCGGTGCACCAGCACGGAGGCGGCCTGCCTGGCAGAGTGCGGGACCAACACGGCCGTGAGCTGCTGCGATAAGCACACCAGCACGGACGGCGTGGAGCTGCGCAGCGTGGCCGTGGGGGATGGCCGCGTGAAGGACGTGCACGCGGCTGCCAAGGTGCGCTCGGTCGGAGTGGGCACCGTACTCTCTAGCCACCCTGGCTCTGAAAGGCCTTCTGCAGTGAAAACCAAAGACTGTGGCATTGGACAGATAAGTGTTCATGAGAACTACCTGGTTGGTCTGAAAATGAGGAGCATTGCCTGTGGACCCCCTCCGTTGCCGGTTGTCCCGACTGGCACCAGGAGCATAGGTGTTGGGGGAGAGTCTGTGTGCCCCCCAGTCAGTGGTCAGCTGGAGAGCCCTCTGCCTCCATCTGAGCTGAGGACAGGCTTGGATCACTACATTGAACGtgtgcagaagctgctgcaggaacagcagatgCTGCTTGCTGAAAATTACAGTGAATTGGCAGAAGCCTTTGGGGAGCCCCACTCCCAGATTGGATCTCTCAATTCACAACTCATCAGCACTCTCACCTCCATCAACTCTGTCATGAAATACGCCAGTACAGAGGAGCTGCGGAGCCTGGACCTGCAGAAGCAGTGCGTGGAGAGAAGCACCCCATCAG GTGCTACTTTGGAGTACATCCCTCATGGCCAGCttgcaaacacacacataacTTCAAGTTTGCTAACGCTGAAATTGGAGCAGGACACTGTGCCCActcaggaggagaggaagactCCCCTGGTGGAAGCTGCTCGGGGAAGGAAGTCTTTTTCTTCTCAGGATAAAGCTCTCACTCCAATTAACCTGACGGATGATCAGCTTGCCTCAGGTCTCTATG TATGTACTAATAATGAGAGCACACTCAAATCTATCATGAAGAAAAGAGATGGGAAGAAGGATTTGAGCAACACCAAGAAGAACCTGCAGTTTGTTGGCATTAATGGCGG GTATGAGACCACATCCAGCGATGACTCCAGCTCCGAGGAGAGCTCCTCCTCGGATTCGGAGGAGGAGAGCGAGAGCCACGAGTacccctgcagccagcacccagagcagaagcagcccgcgccccgcgccgcggAGGAGGGGGCAGAGAAGGAGAGTCTCCTCCCGGAGTGTGAGGCCGAGGAGGTGGAAATCAGAGAGAG GTACGAGCTAAGTGAAAAGATGCTTTCTGCCTGTAACCTGCTGAGAAACAACATTGATGACCCCAAGGCATTAACCAACAAAGATGTG AGGTTTTGTTTAAATACCATCCAGCATGAGTGGTTTCGTGTCTCAAGTCAGAAGTCAGCTGTCCCTGAAATGGTTGGAGACTACATAACTGCTTTTGAAGAGATCTCTCCCGCTGTCCTCAGACATATCATCAACATGGCAGATGGAAATGgaaacacagctctgcattATAGTGTCTCACATTCTAACTTTGAAATTGTAAAGCTTCTTCTGGATGCAA ATGTCTGTAATGTAAATCATCAGAACAAGGCTGGCTATACCCCCATCATGCTTGCTGCACTTGCAGCTGTGGAAGCAGAGAAGGACATGAGGATAGTGGAGGAACTGTTCAGCTGTGGGGACGTGAATGCTAAAGCCAGCCAG GCTGGTCAGACTGCACTGATGCTAGCTGTGAGCCACGGCCGGATAGACATGGTGAAAGCTTTACTGGCCTGCGGTGCAGATGTCAATATCCAGGATGATGAGGGCTCCACAGCTCTGATGTGCGCTAGTGAGCATGGGCACGTGGAGATTGTTAAGCTTCTGCTGGCTCAGCCTGGGTGTAACAGCACCCTGGAGGACAAT gatggcagcacagcactTTCAATAGCCCTGGAAGCTGGACATAAGGACATAGCAGTTCTCCTCTATGCCCATGTCAACTTTTCCAAAACCCAGTCACCG gGCACTCCTAGGCTCAGCAGAAGGACATCTCCTGGTCCCACTCACAGAGCCACATTTGAGTAG
- the KANK1 gene encoding KN motif and ankyrin repeat domain-containing protein 1 isoform X3 encodes METRRRLEQERMMQVTPGDVRRPRLSSFGGMGSTSSLPSFVGSSGYSHVSQHLQNGYQGNGDYGACFSSSLGSSIRHSPMSSGISTPVTNVSPVHLQHIREQMAVALKRLKELEEQVKTIPVLQVKISVLQEEKRHMMAELKNHRKATQNDTYGFRKRSYSAGNAEQWEHMSQVRRGGELYIDCEEEMESVEQSSQRIEEFRQLTAEMQALEKKIQDSNYESPANLRVNRENLTKEARSVAVGADENMNDVVIYNRSARQHKEVAVGTEKEMRECGVGVTEAMLGLSTEVEKEIELQQQTIEALKEKIYRLEVQLKETTHDREMTKLKQELQAAGSRKKVDKAMMAQPHVVSRMVEAVIQTRDQMVGDHVDVADSSVGNHLQTSSIGTSCRPATRSTAAGPELLMDRWLVRERAEVQDQGSGRSMELHDKSVGTETSVCETGVNTEEPTEVPSPCQVAQAEAGAVRSVGCGDCSVDVVVCVPKERVSREAATEAVPRAEAMVMAVPSTASQQTSTALEMVSRCTSTEAACLAECGTNTAVSCCDKHTSTDGVELRSVAVGDGRVKDVHAAAKVRSVGVGTVLSSHPGSERPSAVKTKDCGIGQISVHENYLVGLKMRSIACGPPPLPVVPTGTRSIGVGGESVCPPVSGQLESPLPPSELRTGLDHYIERVQKLLQEQQMLLAENYSELAEAFGEPHSQIGSLNSQLISTLTSINSVMKYASTEELRSLDLQKQCVERSTPSGATLEYIPHGQLANTHITSSLLTLKLEQDTVPTQEERKTPLVEAARGRKSFSSQDKALTPINLTDDQLASGLYVCTNNESTLKSIMKKRDGKKDLSNTKKNLQFVGINGGYETTSSDDSSSEESSSSDSEEESESHEYPCSQHPEQKQPAPRAAEEGAEKESLLPECEAEEVEIRERYELSEKMLSACNLLRNNIDDPKALTNKDVRFCLNTIQHEWFRVSSQKSAVPEMVGDYITAFEEISPAVLRHIINMADGNGNTALHYSVSHSNFEIVKLLLDANVCNVNHQNKAGYTPIMLAALAAVEAEKDMRIVEELFSCGDVNAKASQAGQTALMLAVSHGRIDMVKALLACGADVNIQDDEGSTALMCASEHGHVEIVKLLLAQPGCNSTLEDNDGSTALSIALEAGHKDIAVLLYAHVNFSKTQSPGTPRLSRRTSPGPTHRATFE; translated from the exons ATGGAAACACGGCGGCgactggagcaggagaggatgATGCAGGTCACACCTGGAGATGTCCGCAGGCCTCGGCTCTCCAGCTTTGGAGGCATGGGTTCCACAAGCTCCCTCCCCTCTTTCGTGGGATCCAGTGGGTACAGTCATGTGTCTCAGCACCTGCAGAATGGGTATCAGGGGAACGGCGACTATGGTGCCTGTTTCAGCTCCTCGTTGGGCAGTTCCATTCGTCACAGCCCCATGAGCTCGGGAATATCCACGCCGGTCACCAACGTGAGCCCGGTGCATCTGCAGCACATCAGGGAGCAAATGGCAGTTGCTCTCAAGCGTCTCAAGGAGCTCGAGGAGCAAGTCAAGACtattcctgtgctgcaggtcaAAATTTCAGTGttgcaggaggagaagaggcACATGATGGCTGAACTCAAAAACCACAGGAAAGCCACTCAAAATGACACGTACGGTTTCAGAAAGAGATCCTATAGtgcaggaaatgcagagcagtgggaaCACATGTCTCAGGTGAGAAGAGGTGGAGAACTGTATATAGACTGTGAGGAAGAGATGGAGAGtgtggagcagagctctcagagGATAGAGGAGTTCAGGCAGCTGACTGCTGAGATGCAAgccttggagaaaaaaatccaagataGTAATTATGAAAGTCCAGCAAACCTTCGGGTGAACAGAGAAAACCTGACAAAAGAAGCTCGATCTGTTGCTGTGGGTGCCGATGAGAACATGAATGATGTTGTTATATACAACAGATCTGCGAGGCAGCACAAGGAAGTAGCTGTGggaacagagaaagaaatgagGGAGTGTGGAGTTGGGGTGACAGAGGCCATGCTTGGATTGTCTACAGAGGTTGAGAAAGAGATAGAGCTTCAGCAGCAGACCATCGAAGCCCTTAAGGAGAAGATTTACAGACTGGAGGTTCAGTTAAAGGAAACCACCCATGACAGGGAAATGACCAAATTAAAACAGGAGTTGCAGGCAGCTGGGTCTAGAAAAAAGGTGGATAAAGCCATGATGGCTCAGCCCCATGTTGTCAGTAGGATGGTGGAGGCTGTCATACAAACGAGAGACCAAATGGTGGGAGACCACGTGGACGTAGCTGATTCGTCAGTGGGGAACCATCTGCAGACCAGCAGCATTGGCACCTCGTGCAGACCTGCCACGCGGAGCACTGCTGCGGGCCCCGAGCTCCTGATGGACCGCTGGCTGGTGAGGGAGAGGGCAGAGGTGCAAGATCAGGGCTCAGGGAGGTCCATGGAGCTGCACGATAAGTCAGTGGGCACGGAGACGAGCGTCTGTGAGACAGGCGTCAACACAGAGGAGCCAACAGAGGTGCCGAGCCCTTGCCAGGTGGCTCAGGCCGAGGCTGGAGCTGTGCGGTCCGTGGGCTGCGGGGACTGCTCGGTGGATGTGGTGGTTTGTGTGCCCAAGGAACGCGTGTCCCGTGAAGCAGCCACAGAGGCTGTTCCCAGGGCAGAGGCCATGGTGATGGCCGTGCCTTCCACAGCTAGCCAGCAgaccagcactgctctggagaTGGTGAGCCGGTGCACCAGCACGGAGGCGGCCTGCCTGGCAGAGTGCGGGACCAACACGGCCGTGAGCTGCTGCGATAAGCACACCAGCACGGACGGCGTGGAGCTGCGCAGCGTGGCCGTGGGGGATGGCCGCGTGAAGGACGTGCACGCGGCTGCCAAGGTGCGCTCGGTCGGAGTGGGCACCGTACTCTCTAGCCACCCTGGCTCTGAAAGGCCTTCTGCAGTGAAAACCAAAGACTGTGGCATTGGACAGATAAGTGTTCATGAGAACTACCTGGTTGGTCTGAAAATGAGGAGCATTGCCTGTGGACCCCCTCCGTTGCCGGTTGTCCCGACTGGCACCAGGAGCATAGGTGTTGGGGGAGAGTCTGTGTGCCCCCCAGTCAGTGGTCAGCTGGAGAGCCCTCTGCCTCCATCTGAGCTGAGGACAGGCTTGGATCACTACATTGAACGtgtgcagaagctgctgcaggaacagcagatgCTGCTTGCTGAAAATTACAGTGAATTGGCAGAAGCCTTTGGGGAGCCCCACTCCCAGATTGGATCTCTCAATTCACAACTCATCAGCACTCTCACCTCCATCAACTCTGTCATGAAATACGCCAGTACAGAGGAGCTGCGGAGCCTGGACCTGCAGAAGCAGTGCGTGGAGAGAAGCACCCCATCAG GTGCTACTTTGGAGTACATCCCTCATGGCCAGCttgcaaacacacacataacTTCAAGTTTGCTAACGCTGAAATTGGAGCAGGACACTGTGCCCActcaggaggagaggaagactCCCCTGGTGGAAGCTGCTCGGGGAAGGAAGTCTTTTTCTTCTCAGGATAAAGCTCTCACTCCAATTAACCTGACGGATGATCAGCTTGCCTCAGGTCTCTATG TATGTACTAATAATGAGAGCACACTCAAATCTATCATGAAGAAAAGAGATGGGAAGAAGGATTTGAGCAACACCAAGAAGAACCTGCAGTTTGTTGGCATTAATGGCGG GTATGAGACCACATCCAGCGATGACTCCAGCTCCGAGGAGAGCTCCTCCTCGGATTCGGAGGAGGAGAGCGAGAGCCACGAGTacccctgcagccagcacccagagcagaagcagcccgcgccccgcgccgcggAGGAGGGGGCAGAGAAGGAGAGTCTCCTCCCGGAGTGTGAGGCCGAGGAGGTGGAAATCAGAGAGAG GTACGAGCTAAGTGAAAAGATGCTTTCTGCCTGTAACCTGCTGAGAAACAACATTGATGACCCCAAGGCATTAACCAACAAAGATGTG AGGTTTTGTTTAAATACCATCCAGCATGAGTGGTTTCGTGTCTCAAGTCAGAAGTCAGCTGTCCCTGAAATGGTTGGAGACTACATAACTGCTTTTGAAGAGATCTCTCCCGCTGTCCTCAGACATATCATCAACATGGCAGATGGAAATGgaaacacagctctgcattATAGTGTCTCACATTCTAACTTTGAAATTGTAAAGCTTCTTCTGGATGCAA ATGTCTGTAATGTAAATCATCAGAACAAGGCTGGCTATACCCCCATCATGCTTGCTGCACTTGCAGCTGTGGAAGCAGAGAAGGACATGAGGATAGTGGAGGAACTGTTCAGCTGTGGGGACGTGAATGCTAAAGCCAGCCAG GCTGGTCAGACTGCACTGATGCTAGCTGTGAGCCACGGCCGGATAGACATGGTGAAAGCTTTACTGGCCTGCGGTGCAGATGTCAATATCCAGGATGATGAGGGCTCCACAGCTCTGATGTGCGCTAGTGAGCATGGGCACGTGGAGATTGTTAAGCTTCTGCTGGCTCAGCCTGGGTGTAACAGCACCCTGGAGGACAAT gatggcagcacagcactTTCAATAGCCCTGGAAGCTGGACATAAGGACATAGCAGTTCTCCTCTATGCCCATGTCAACTTTTCCAAAACCCAGTCACCG gGCACTCCTAGGCTCAGCAGAAGGACATCTCCTGGTCCCACTCACAGAGCCACATTTGAGTAG